The DNA segment GGCGGTTCTCTCGGTGCTCGTAGTTTACACCGTCTCCAGGGTCGACGGCCACGTTCCAGTTGATACACTACTCCTAGCGGGCATAGCCTACGGCTTTCTGGCCAGCGCAATAACGTGGTATCTCATCATAAGCCAGGGAGAGAAAGCCCATATAACATGGATGTGGCTAATGGGAACGTTCAACGGCTCAAGCTGGGGCGACGTTGGTGAGATGTTTATCGTTGCACTCCTCGGCGTCGGGTTCCTCGTATGGAAGTGGAGGGAGCTGAACCTGATACTCCTTGGCGAAGAGAGCATCGCCCTCGGCCTCGACCTTCACCTCTACCGCAAGCTCTTCATAGGAACCATAGCCCTTCTGACAGCCTTTGCCGTCTCCACCGCAGGGATAATCGGCTTCATTGGCCTCGTCAGCCCGCACATAATGCGCCTCCTCCTCGGCCCAAACCACAGAAGCCTTACCCCCGCGAGCGCCCTCTTCGGAGGCGTTCTCCTCGTTTTCGCTGACTTACTCGCGAGAACGGTTGCAAAGCCAATGGAACTGCCCGTTGGAATTATAACTGCCCTCATGGGGGCGCCCTTTTTCCTCTACCTCCTGATGAAGCACAAGAGGGGTGAGCTGTACTCATGAAGGCGCTTGAGGTTAAAATTTCCTTCGCCTACGGTGAGAGGGACGTTCTCCGGGAGGTGGAGTTCACCGCTGAGAGGGGAGAGCTTTTAGCCATAATCGGCCCCAACGGTGCCGGGAAATCAACCCTCCTCAAGTGCCTGGTCGGGATTCTAAGGCCCGAAGGGAGGGTGACCTTCGACGGGACGAACTTGCTTGAGCTTAAGCCCAGGGAGAGGGCCAAACTGATAACCTACGTCCCCCAGAGCTCCTTCCCCGAGTTCGCCTTCACAATAGAGGAATTCGTCGAGCTCGGCACATATGCAACGAAGGGAAATGTTGAGGAAGCCCTGAAGAGGGTCGGCCTCTGGGAACGCAGAAATGAGCAGATAACCGCTCTGAGTGGCGGTGAATATCAGCTGGCCCTGATAGCGAGGGCTTTAGCCCAGGGCAGCGAGGTGGTTCTCCTGGACGAGCCGACGAGCCACCTCGACATAAACCGCGCCCTTGAGATAATGGAGCTCCTTAAGGGAATGAGCCGGGAGAGAATTGTCATAGCCGTTCTCCACGATCTCAACCTGGCCCTCCGCTATGCTGACAGGCTGATGCTCCTCCACAACGGACAGAAGCACTGGGAAGGAAAACCGGAGGAGCTGAAGCCCGAGATCATCGAAGAAATCTACGGCGTGAAGGCGAGGATAGCAGAGGTCGATGGTCACAGGGTTCTTCTAGCTGGGATTTGAAAGCCCGTATAAGAGACGGCCGGGAAGAGGTCAGTTATGTTCTTTACCTCTTACTCAGGCTCCAAACGAACGAAAGGCCCATAAGTTTTTCCGAGCTTTAAGAGTAAACTTTATAAGTTACCATTAAGCAATAGCATGTGGAGTTCACAATGGTGAGAAAGCAACCTCTGTTAGTGGTTCTACTGCTGATTCTCCTGGGAGGAACCACAGTAGGGGCTTTGAACTACACGGCAGGCAACGAAGACTCCGTAACCAGAATCCTTGGTTACGACGTGTACAAAATAGAAGGCTCAGGCAACTACATCATCTACTACCCTCTACCCAACGGAAGCGTTAAAGTGCTGAAGAAGGGAAAAGCCGGCAGCTTCTTCCCGACTTTCGTCAAAGTACCCAGGCACGAGTGGATAAAGGAACTCTCAACGGACGAGAAAGCCCTCTACGCCCCACCAACTCCCCTAATACTCTACATCACGAAGGACGGAAAGCTGGGAGTGAAAAGCATAACCTCAAGCAGAATCAAGCTCGAAAGCGAAAAGACGCTGAACCTGAAGGGGGACTATCAGGTTCAGGCAAAGGGTTCGTGTCCACGGGGCTGGATAGACTTTGGAGGAAGGTACTGCCTCAACCCCCAATGGGACCTGTACTTTGACAGCAGGGCAAAGGCAAAAACCTTCGACGAATGGGTTTCAGTGATGGGATTGAAGATTGAGAATTGGGCCACAGAAAAAGTCGATTTTGACTGGCACCTTGTGCTCAGCAAGAGCACCTACAGCTACTGGACGGTCGGGATTGATGTAGGGCCGTTTACGGTTCTCAGCGTATCCAAGGGACACCACTTCGAGGGATGGGCACTTGATGTATACTACAAAACAAATGGCCCAGTCCCTATTTATTCTAGAACATGGGAGAGGTATCTTAGCATTAGGGTAGAGTATATAGTGGCCCACGCCAAAGTCCCTGCATACGATAAACTCACGAAAAGGTATGTGGACATAGGGATAGTACAGACATACCCAATCAAGATCCACAGCACCGGAGATTACAACATTAAAGAGCTGGGAGAAGGATGGAGGTTCGAAAAATCCGCAGGACAGAATCCTCCAAAAATTACGAAGACTCCCAACATCTGGAGCATCTCAAGAGAGGCAGAATGGAAGAGAAAGTGGATTGGTAATACTGGAAACTGGGAGGAGGCAGTATTCATAAAGCAGCTTCAGGCCAATTCACTTTCCTCCAAGTCAAGTCTGAGCATCCCAATAGGCTACGCCGCTGGAAATTATCTCACGGGTATAAGCCCAACCCTCGGAAAACTGGCCAGCGCACTCAGCCTGACATTTGGATTTCACAAGTATATGAACGCTGTATCAATTGCAGTGTACGATGTGGACATCAAACCAAGAAAGAACTGCTACTCTATGTACAGCGTTCTGGGTGTAAATGTTGGAACGGAGAGGATAAAGGTAAACGTTCCAGTGGTATTCAGTATCATAACGGACGGTGGGTCGTCATCTCCCCCTTGCAATCCAAGAACCGGTGTATGTGTAGAATCTACGAGCCCGCGGGAAAGATAAGGGAACTAACTCTTCTTTCTATTTTTCAAATATCCAGCAACCGCCGTGCGAACAGAGGTTTCTATCACATGAGAGTACGCAATGGGAAAGACAGCCCAAGGATTCGGAACACTGAACAATTAAAGACAGCCCAGGGATACCACAGGGTTCTTCTCGCCAACCTCTAGCAAAGGTTTAAAACCCGGTGTGAGAAGATGGGTCAGGGGTGAGAGAATGGAAACTAAGAAAACCGGTACCACCACAGTAGGAATAAAGGCCAGGGACGGTGTCGTTCTGGCCGCTGATACTCAAGCCTCACTCGACCACATGGTCGAGACCCTCAACATCAGGAAGATAGTCCCCATCACCGACAGGATAGCGATAACCACCGCAGGAAGCGTTGGCGACGTTCAGGCCCTGGCGAGAATGCTTGAGGCTGAAGCCAGATACTACCAGTTCACCTGGGGCAGGCCCATGAGCACCAAGGCCATGGCAAACCTGCTCAGCAACATACTCAACGAGAACAAGTGGTTCCCCTACCTCGTCCAGATAATCATAGGCGGCCACGTTGAGGAGCCGACCCTGGCGAACCTCGACCCGATGGGCGGCCTCATCTTCGACGACTACACCGCAACCGGCTCGGGAAGCCCCTTCGCCATAGCCGTCCTTGAGGATGGCTTCAAGAAGGGCATGAGCGTCGAGGAGGCAAAGGAGCTCGCGGTCAGGGCCGTCAGGACGGCCGGAAAGAGGGACGTCTACACCGGCAGCAGGAAGGTTCAGGTCGTCGTCATAACGAAGGGCGGCATGAAAGAGGAGTTCGTTGAGTTCAAAGAGTGATGTTCAAAGGTTGCACCAAAGCCCTTTTTAATTCCCTTTTCGAGTTGATAGCATGCAGAAGCCTTCGAGAATCCTCACCGTCCTCGCTCTCATACTCCTTCTCCTGCCCACGTTCTACATCGCTGAGAAGGTAACGTTCACTCCAGACAGCGTGCTCAGCCAGGTAAACGGGATTCTTGATCAGGTTCAGGAGATAAGGAACCTAACCTTCAGGGAGAGGCCGAAGGTAGTCGTTCTGACCAAGGATGAGGCCTTGGCTAAATGGAAGCCCGGCAAAGCCGACCTTGAGAGGATGAAAATAGAAGAGCTGACCTACAAGATGACC comes from the Thermococcus thioreducens genome and includes:
- a CDS encoding FecCD family ABC transporter permease; this encodes MKKWLPTLLALSLIAGFLGVYIGSVSLTPSDVTASMTYGVKSAMSELFPSINPGERPKAFIIVWELRLPRVLLAYLVGLSLASAGVASQALFRNALADPYIIGVSAGAGIGAALGAIYAPAHMGTLALISAVLSVLVVYTVSRVDGHVPVDTLLLAGIAYGFLASAITWYLIISQGEKAHITWMWLMGTFNGSSWGDVGEMFIVALLGVGFLVWKWRELNLILLGEESIALGLDLHLYRKLFIGTIALLTAFAVSTAGIIGFIGLVSPHIMRLLLGPNHRSLTPASALFGGVLLVFADLLARTVAKPMELPVGIITALMGAPFFLYLLMKHKRGELYS
- a CDS encoding ABC transporter ATP-binding protein — encoded protein: MKALEVKISFAYGERDVLREVEFTAERGELLAIIGPNGAGKSTLLKCLVGILRPEGRVTFDGTNLLELKPRERAKLITYVPQSSFPEFAFTIEEFVELGTYATKGNVEEALKRVGLWERRNEQITALSGGEYQLALIARALAQGSEVVLLDEPTSHLDINRALEIMELLKGMSRERIVIAVLHDLNLALRYADRLMLLHNGQKHWEGKPEELKPEIIEEIYGVKARIAEVDGHRVLLAGI
- the psmB gene encoding archaeal proteasome endopeptidase complex subunit beta — translated: METKKTGTTTVGIKARDGVVLAADTQASLDHMVETLNIRKIVPITDRIAITTAGSVGDVQALARMLEAEARYYQFTWGRPMSTKAMANLLSNILNENKWFPYLVQIIIGGHVEEPTLANLDPMGGLIFDDYTATGSGSPFAIAVLEDGFKKGMSVEEAKELAVRAVRTAGKRDVYTGSRKVQVVVITKGGMKEEFVEFKE